The Paracoccus albus region TCAATGTCAGGCAGTCGCCACCGCCCGCTGATCCTTGCGTTCCTGATCTCGACACTGGCCCTGCCGTCCTATGGCAAGGCCAGTGTCGAATATGTGGGAACCTTCGTCTGGTCGCTGCCGGAAGCTGATTTCGGCGGCTTTTCCGGCATCGAAATCAGCGATGACGGATCAGAGTTTCATATCCTGTCCGACAGGGCGACGATCCGTTGGGGCCGCGTTGATCGTGACCCGGCTGGCCGAATTCGTGGCATGCAGATGTCGGGCCGCGCACGACTGCAGGACAGTCAGGGCCGCATGCTGCAGCCGGGCTGGCAGGGCGACAGCGAAGGGCTTGCCATGGCGGACGGCGGCGGCTTCTGGGTCAGCTTTGAGGGGCTGGACCGGGTGGCCCGTTATGACGATCCGGATCAGCCCGCGATTCGTATTCCCGTACCCGACGCGTTCGAGGAACTGCCGGTGAACAGCGGGCTGGAGGCTCTGGCTGCAGATCAGGACGGCACGCTTTATGCCGTGCCAGAGCTGATGTCGCAGGCGACCAACAGCTTTCCGGTCTGGCGGTTTCGCCGTGGCGAGTGGGATCAGCCGTTCAGTTTGCCTGCCGCGTCAAAATGGCAGTCGGTTGGTGCAGATATCGGGCCTGATGGCCGGCTCTATCTGCTGGAGCGCTATTTCCGGGGAATTCTGGGTTTCCAGTCGCGCGTGCGTCGCTTCAATCTGGCAGAGGATGGTGTCAGCGACGAGGAAGTTCTGCTGGAAAGCACGACCCTGCAATATGACAACCTCGAAGGCATTTCTGCATGGAGCGATGGTCAGGGCATCCGTATAACGATGGTTTCGGATGACAACTTTCTGCCGATCCAGCGGACTGAACTGGTCGAGTATCGTATCCTGAATTGAGCGTCGCGTCAGGCGTGCTTGCCGCGCGCAAACCAATCCAGAAAGGCTTTCAGCCGGGCTGATTGCAGGATTCGCGATGGGTAATAGATGTGAAACTGAAGCGGATCAGGTTCATATTCTTGTAGCAGCTCAACCAGACGTCCGTTTTCGATGGCCTGTTCCTCTATAATGCGGAACGCCTGCGCCATGATCTGACCGGATCGCAGCGCCAGACCGATGCTGCGGATGTCATCCAGACTGATGGATGCGGGGGGATCAAGCTCCAGCGTGTGGTCGCCATCGCGAAAGCGCAAGGGTTCCAGTCGCTGGCTACCGGGGAACCTGAAGCGCTGAAGGCGGTGACCCTGCAGGTCGCCGGGTGTGGCTGGTTTGCCGTGGCGTTCGATATATTCGGGACTGGCCAGCAACACCCGGCGCAGCGGCGGGCCAATCGGCAGAGAGATCATGTCCCCTTCCAGCGATTCCCGCAGCCTGATCCCGGCGTCGAAGCCACCCTTCACAATGTCCGTCAGGCGGTTATCCGTGCTCAGTTCCAGTTGAATGGCGGGATGCGCCTGTATGAACTGGGCAAGCTGCGGCATGACGCAGATTTCCGAGGCCAGATGCGAAAGTGAGATTCGCAGCGGACCCTCTGGCTGTCCCTCACTGTCGCGAAGGGATTCGATCGCGTTCGACAGTCGTCCCAGCGGTGCGTCAATTTCAGCCAGCAACCGGCTGCCTGCTTCAGTCAGGCGCAGCGAGCGGCTCGTCCTTGCGAACAGCCGGGTGCCGACCTGTTCTTCCAACGCGCGGATGGATTGCGACACGGCAGAGGGGGTAACGCCCAGTCGCCCGGCAGCGGCGGTGAATCCACCGTTGACCGCAACCGCACGAAAAACCGGCAACCCGGCAAGGATACGAGCTTCTATCATTAAGCAAAACTAACAGAACGAATAAAAAATACCACATTTTTTCTGTATAATTCTGATCGCATATTGGTTTCCGACCTTGATCGAAGGACGGACCGAGCCATGACCCGTATTCAGCCACAGATGACCGCAAAAATGGATGCCGCAATCGACAGCGCGCTTGCAGAGCGCCGGATTGTCGGCACGGTGACCATGCTTTCAGAGAATGGAAATGTTACCTATCGACGCGCCGCCGGTTTCTCGGACCGCGAAAGCGCGCAACAGATGCAGATGGAAGACCGCTTCCGCTATGCCTCGATCACAAAGCTTTTTACCACCGCCGCGGCGCTGAAGCTGATTGAAGTCGGGCGACTTGATCCGGCGGCGCCTGTCACAAACTATTTGCCGGATTTTCAACCGCGCTTGGCGAATGGTCGGATACCAGTCATCACGATTGATCATCTGATGTCGCATATGGCGGGGTTGGACTATGATTTCCAGCAGCCTGTGCAGGGCCCATATGCCCGCGCATGCATTTCAAACGGGCTGGATAACAACCGGGCCACGATGGCGGAAAACCTGAAACGACTGTCCGGGCAAACGCTGCTGTCTGAACCGGGTGGAAAATGGCGTTACTCTATGGCGACCGATGTCTTGGGCGGGGTCATTTCTGCGATATGTGACGAACCCTTGCCAATCGTCGTTGCTGAACTGGTCAGCGGGCCCCTTGGCCTGAATGCAGGCTTTCATCGCCATCCCGATCGGCTCGTCCCGACCTATAAGGACAGCGACACCCAGCCTGTCAGGTATGACGAGCAGACGGAAATACCGTTTGGCGACGGCATCGTGCTGCGCCTCGACCCGCAGCGTATCGGTCGGAACGACAGAGCCTTCGCATCGGGTGGTGGCGGGATGGAGGGCGACGCGGCATCAGCACTGGTGCTGATCGAGGCGCTGCGCGACGGGGATTTCCTGTCGCCCGGTATGCGGCAGCAGGCGATGAAGTTGCGCACCCCGCCAAATCAGCCGACACGCGGTCCGGGTTGGGGCTTTAGCTGGCTGGGTTCGTATCTGATTGATCCGAATGCCGCTGGCACGGCACTTGCCGCCGGGACAATCGCCTGGGGTGGCGTCTACGGTTATTCCTGGCTGATGAGCCCGCAACTTGGGCGCTGCATGGTTGCGCTGACCAATACCGCACTGGAAGGGATGATCGGGCGTTTCGCTGCGGAAATCGCTGAAGCGACGGCGTAAGGTCCGGACATGGACGGGTCTGGCATTGACTCCGCCGCTGCGCTGCCTTATCGCCGCGATGTCCCGGTTTCCGGGGCCGAGTTGTTCCGCGACCTTGTAAAACGGAAATATCATGACCCGCTTCATTCCCGGCGCTATCGCCATGGCCATTATCGTGGTGGCCTCAAACATCCTCGTGCAATTCCATCTGGGCGCATGGCTCACCTGGGGCGCGATTACCTATCCCTTCGCCTTTCTGGTCACCGATGTGATGAACCGCGTCTATGGACCCGCCGCTGCCCGGCGCGTGGTTCTGGCGGGCTTCGCCATCGGTGTCGTCTGTTCGCTGGTCGCCGCAGGCATGGACAAAACGACGCTTCGAATCGCCATCGCATCGGGCGCGGCCTTTTTGATTGCACAGCTTCTGGACATTTCCGTGTTCAACGCCATGCGCACAAGCGGCGGCTGGTGGAAGGCGCCTCTGGTTTCGTCATTCTTCGGATCGGCTGTGGATACGGCACTTTTCTTTTCCATCGCCTTTGCTGCTCAGTTCAGCTTTATCGACCCCGCTGACAACGTCGGCTGGGCGAATGAGATGATCCCGCTGCTTGGTTTCGGCCCCGCTGCGCCGGTTTGGGCCTCGCTCGCGACAGCGGATTGGTTGATGAAAATGTTGCTTGCTTTGCTGGCTTTGGTGCCATTCCGCCTCATGGTCCGCAATATCTTGCGTCGGAACGCTGCATTTTGAGTTGACTTATCCACAGGCTGTGGCAGGCTTCCTTCAGTGGCAACATTTTGAAAGGAGGTGGTCCAGTGTCGAGAGTGATATTGGAGAGAGGTGTCGGGACAGTCAGGGGGGCCGCGGCCTGAGGGCAGACCCCAGGTTTCAGAACTCTGACTGGGACGGTCGGATCTTCGATCCCTAACCGGACCATCTTCGTAGATCTCGCGGGTCGTTGCCGAAAGGCACGGCCCGTTTCTATTTTTTGGCGGGCTTCACGGTACGTTAGGAACTCTGCGCTATCCGGGCCAGATGAACAGGATAGCACCCGATAGATCACCAGCGACGCCAAAGGCGACCGACAGGCGCCTGATCATGCTGGTCGATGACAGCCGATGGCAGCGCCGTTTGTTCGCGCGCTATCTGGACGGCACGGATTTCGATGTCGTCGAAGCCGAAAGCGGGGCAGAAGCATTGCGGCTGTTCCGTCAACGCAAGCCGGACTTTATCCTTTCTGATTGGGTGATGGAAAATATGACCGGCCCCGAACTTTGCGCCGAGGTGCGCGAACTCAGCACGGACAGCTATACCTATTTCATCCTGCTGACGTCGAAGGCCGATCCCGCGGATATCGCTTATGGCCTTGAAAACGGTGCTGACGACTTCCTGACAAAGCCGACCTCCTCTGCAGAGTTGCGGGCGCGTATTTGTGCGGCAGAACGTATCCTGCACTTGCAGGAGCGTGCGCGGCGCACCAATGAGAAGCTGACCGAAGCGCTGCGGATACTTCACAAAACCCAATCCGCGATGGAACGCGATCTGAAAGACGCGAGCAAGCTGCAGCAAGGTCTGATCGGGGAAAGAAGCGAAACCTATGATGGTTTTGCCGTATCCAACATCCAGCGGCCCGCCGGGCATGTCGGCGGCGACCTGACCGGCAGCTTTGCCATCAATGCCCGGCGCTTCGGTGTGTTCGCAATCGACGTCTCGGGTCATGGCGTGGCGGCAGCCCTGCTGACCGCGCGGCTTGCGACACAGTTCTCCCCGTCAGTCGATCAGAATGCCGCTTTGCTGATAAATGAGTTCGGCTTGTACGAGGCGCGGCCACCTGCGGTTCTGGCGCGTTATCTCAACCATCTGATGCTGACCGATCTTCAGACGGACACCTATTTCACTATGGTTTATGCGATGGTCGACCAGATGAGTGGTGAGGTCCGCATGGTCCAGGCCGGTCACCCGCATCCCATCGTGCAGCGCAGCAATGGCGAGATCGAGATGCTGGGAAAGGGCGGCTACCCCATCGGCGTCATCGAAGAGGCTGGGTTCGAGGAGATATCACTGACACTCGAACCGGGCGACCGTCTGCTGATCGCGTCGGATGGGCTGTCGGATGCCACGGATGCATCCGGCGCCATAATGGGTGAGGCTGGCGTTGCAGCCATCATGCGGGCCAATCCGGATGCACGTGGTTCAGATCTTTGCGACGAACTGGTTCGGTCCGTCAATGCTTTCAGCGATGGGCGACAAAGCGACGATATTTCCGCCGTTCTGATTGAGCGGTTGAGGCCGATCTGAAGACGTCCCGGTTGCAACCAATCGCAGAGATTCGCCGCCAGTGGCAGGACCGTTAAGCCCCCCATGCGCCACATTGTCAGGCCGCAGCGCCCGCCAGCTCGTTCATCACCTTATCGGCCTCTTCACGGTATTTGGCGATGGAAGCATGCTTTACAGGCCCGTATCCGCGCATCTGCATGGGCGCAGACAGTACAGCCTCGGCCTTATCCACCCCTTTTGCATTTATCAGCGCCGGAAGGTCATCAAGCACCTTTTCAAACCACCGGATCAGATCGCGTTCCTCGCGTCTCTCGGCCATCCAGCCAAAGGGATCAAATGCCGTTCCGCGCAATTTCTTGCCTCGTGCGAGTATCCTCAACCCCGGTGTCAGCCATCCGCCAAATTGACGTTTCACCGGTCGCCCGCGTGCATCGCGTCGCGCAGGAAGAAACGGTGGGGCGAGGTTGTAGACGATGCGGCCACCTTCCCATTCCGCATCCAGCCGCGAAGAAAACTCTGGCGCGGTCAGCAGTCGGGCCACTTCGTATTCATCCTTATATGCCATGAGCCGGAACAAGGCTTGCGCCGCCGACCGGGTTAGCTCGTCGGTTTTTTCCTCTGGCAAGGCCGGCAGGGCAGAACGGAAACGGTCGATTCGGTCTGAGAAGCGTTTGGCGTAACCGCTATCCTGATAGGCCGTCAATTCCGCCGCGAAGCGTGTCAACATTTCCGGCAGCGCTTCGGCCACGCGGGTCTCTTCTGCAAGTGGCAGCTTCTCAGGCGTGGCCGCCAGCACGCGACCCAGATTGAACGCACGCTGGTTGGCGGGAATCGCGGTGCCGTTCAGAACAATGGCCTGCTGCAACGACAACAGCCCGACCGGGACCAGACCCGACTGCCAGGCATAGCCAAGCATCATTACATTCGCGAAGACACTGTCACCCAGCAAACGCTGGGCGATCTGATTGGCGTCAAACCCTTCGACATTTCGCGCACCGACGGCTTTGCGGATCGCCTCGACCCGCGCGGGCACGCGCAGATCGGCGTCGCGGTTCAGGACAAGATCACCGGTCGGCATTTCCGCAAGGTTCACAACAACCCGCGTTCCCGGACGATAAAGCGCCGAGGCTTTCGGGGCGGATGACACGACAACGTCGCAGCCGATCACAGCATCGGCTGACCCCGTCTCGATACGTAGCTGATTGATATCTTCTGGCCGCTCGGCAAGCCGAACATAGCCAAGAACCGTGCCGAATTTCTGCGCGAACCCGGTGAAGTCCAGCACAGAGGTGCCCTTGCCCTCCAGATGGGCGGCCATGCTGATCAGTGCGCCGACGGTCACGACCCCGGTACCGCCGACACCGCCCACCAGCAGGTCGTAGGGCTGTGAAAGTGCGGGAAGGGCAGGTTCCGGCAGGTCGCGCATCAGGGCGTCCATATCCAGATCGACGGCCTGTGCCGTGCGGTGGGTTGCACCTTCGATGGTGACGAAGCTGGGGCAGAAGCCGCCGACGCAGGAAAAATCCTTGTTGCAGCTGTTCTGATTGATCTGCCGTTTGCGACCGAATGGGGTTTCGACCGGCTCGACGGACAGGCAGTTCGAGGCGACAGAGCAATCCCCGCAACCCTCGCAGACACGGCTGTTGATGACGACCGCCTTGGCCGGATCCTC contains the following coding sequences:
- a CDS encoding esterase-like activity of phytase family protein; the protein is MSGSRHRPLILAFLISTLALPSYGKASVEYVGTFVWSLPEADFGGFSGIEISDDGSEFHILSDRATIRWGRVDRDPAGRIRGMQMSGRARLQDSQGRMLQPGWQGDSEGLAMADGGGFWVSFEGLDRVARYDDPDQPAIRIPVPDAFEELPVNSGLEALAADQDGTLYAVPELMSQATNSFPVWRFRRGEWDQPFSLPAASKWQSVGADIGPDGRLYLLERYFRGILGFQSRVRRFNLAEDGVSDEEVLLESTTLQYDNLEGISAWSDGQGIRITMVSDDNFLPIQRTELVEYRILN
- a CDS encoding LysR family transcriptional regulator; translated protein: MIEARILAGLPVFRAVAVNGGFTAAAGRLGVTPSAVSQSIRALEEQVGTRLFARTSRSLRLTEAGSRLLAEIDAPLGRLSNAIESLRDSEGQPEGPLRISLSHLASEICVMPQLAQFIQAHPAIQLELSTDNRLTDIVKGGFDAGIRLRESLEGDMISLPIGPPLRRVLLASPEYIERHGKPATPGDLQGHRLQRFRFPGSQRLEPLRFRDGDHTLELDPPASISLDDIRSIGLALRSGQIMAQAFRIIEEQAIENGRLVELLQEYEPDPLQFHIYYPSRILQSARLKAFLDWFARGKHA
- a CDS encoding serine hydrolase domain-containing protein; its protein translation is MTRIQPQMTAKMDAAIDSALAERRIVGTVTMLSENGNVTYRRAAGFSDRESAQQMQMEDRFRYASITKLFTTAAALKLIEVGRLDPAAPVTNYLPDFQPRLANGRIPVITIDHLMSHMAGLDYDFQQPVQGPYARACISNGLDNNRATMAENLKRLSGQTLLSEPGGKWRYSMATDVLGGVISAICDEPLPIVVAELVSGPLGLNAGFHRHPDRLVPTYKDSDTQPVRYDEQTEIPFGDGIVLRLDPQRIGRNDRAFASGGGGMEGDAASALVLIEALRDGDFLSPGMRQQAMKLRTPPNQPTRGPGWGFSWLGSYLIDPNAAGTALAAGTIAWGGVYGYSWLMSPQLGRCMVALTNTALEGMIGRFAAEIAEATA
- a CDS encoding queuosine precursor transporter, whose protein sequence is MTRFIPGAIAMAIIVVASNILVQFHLGAWLTWGAITYPFAFLVTDVMNRVYGPAAARRVVLAGFAIGVVCSLVAAGMDKTTLRIAIASGAAFLIAQLLDISVFNAMRTSGGWWKAPLVSSFFGSAVDTALFFSIAFAAQFSFIDPADNVGWANEMIPLLGFGPAAPVWASLATADWLMKMLLALLALVPFRLMVRNILRRNAAF
- a CDS encoding PP2C family protein-serine/threonine phosphatase; its protein translation is MNRIAPDRSPATPKATDRRLIMLVDDSRWQRRLFARYLDGTDFDVVEAESGAEALRLFRQRKPDFILSDWVMENMTGPELCAEVRELSTDSYTYFILLTSKADPADIAYGLENGADDFLTKPTSSAELRARICAAERILHLQERARRTNEKLTEALRILHKTQSAMERDLKDASKLQQGLIGERSETYDGFAVSNIQRPAGHVGGDLTGSFAINARRFGVFAIDVSGHGVAAALLTARLATQFSPSVDQNAALLINEFGLYEARPPAVLARYLNHLMLTDLQTDTYFTMVYAMVDQMSGEVRMVQAGHPHPIVQRSNGEIEMLGKGGYPIGVIEEAGFEEISLTLEPGDRLLIASDGLSDATDASGAIMGEAGVAAIMRANPDARGSDLCDELVRSVNAFSDGRQSDDISAVLIERLRPI